Part of the Devosia sp. SL43 genome, TCCCGCTGCTGCTGGCGGCACCAGCCGTGATGATGCTGCAGACGATGCGGGTGGCCAATGGCCCACAATATCTGGCGCGACTGGCTCTGGCCGGATCGGCAGCAGCCGTTCTGGCCGGGGCATATGACCTGCTTGTACTGGGACTGGACCGCGCCAAGGGACTCGAAAACAGCCCTATCCACTTTGCCGACTACGCCATGATGCTCGGCTTCATGGCGCTAGTTGGCGTGATCGTGGACCGCTCGCGCTGGCGCTGGGTCTATGTCCTGGGGCCAGTCTTCGGGCTGGTGGCCGTGCTGCAATCGGGTACGCGCGGCGCGCTCCTGGTGGGTGGATTGCTGGCCGTGATCTTCGTGCTGACCCTGTGGCGTCGGTGGATTCGCCGCTGGCGTGAGGCTTTGGCGGCCCTCGCCGTGGGCGTGGCAATAGTGGTTGCTGCCGCCTTAGCCGCCGAGGTAATGGGCTTCGCGCGGCCATTCGGAGCGCTGTCGGTCGTCGGCGATCTCATCGCCGGGCGGCCGGTAACCGACTACTCGACGGCCCTCCGTCTGGACTTCTATTCAAGCGGGTTGCGCGCTATTGCCGATGCGCCCTGGTTTGGGCATGGCTGGCACAACCAGATCAAGAGTGCCTTGCCCTATTTCAGCGAGGCGACGCTGGCCGCCTATGCCAATGAGGGCTGGGGCTTCATCCACAATGAACCGCTCGGCTTTGCCATCAGCGGTGGGCTGGTGGGTTTCGTGGCCTATTGGCTCTTCACGCTGGCGCCCATCGCGGCCCATGTCACAGCCCCCAAGGGCAAGGGATCCGACATCCGGCTCAGCCTGATTCTGACCCTGGTGGGTGGATTCTTCCTCGGGGGGATGACGGATGTGCTGATGATGTGGGAATTGCCCAAGATGATGTTCGTTATTCTCACCGCCGCCATCGTTGTGCTGGCCGGTCCGCGGCAGCAAGAGGTCTAGTTGACACAAGCACCCATCCACATCGCGCTGACCTTCGACGATAATTTCTGGGCGCCGGCCTATGCCACCATGCGCTCGATTTGCCTGTTCACGCATCGCCGCAGCGACCTGGTGTTCCACCTCTGCCACCGTACCCTGACCGATGCGCATCGCGCCGACCTGCTGGCGATCACCGAAGAATTCCCGATCACCCTCCGCTGGTATGATCTCGACGCCTCCGAGCTGTTCCGTGATGTCGCCAAGCGCATGCCCGAGAACAAGCGCCTCTCCAACATCGTCTATGCCCGTCTGATGATCGACCGGCTGGTCGGCCCCGACGTGTCCCGCGTGCTTTATCTCGATTGCGACATGCTGGTGCGCGACAATATCGAGAAGCTGTTCGATATCGACATGGAGGGTCGCCCGATCGCGGCGGTACGAGACAGCATCGGCGCCTTCATCACCGGCCGTCGCGACCTCAAGAGCAATCGCGACCTGTTCGATCCCGCCGATGCCTATTTCAATGCCGGCATGGTGCTGATCGACGTGGCCCAATGGCGCGACGCCGATATCATCGGCCGCATGGAGAAGGCGCTTCGGGATGGCGTAATGGCGCGCATCTATTACGACCAGGACTTTTTGAATCTGGTCTTCCAGCGCAACTGGCTGCAGCTAGCCTGGCGCTGGAACACCATCGATGCCCGCCACGCCCATGAAGGGCTCGATCCGGCCATCCTGCACTATACCGGCGAGAACAAGCCCTGGGGGGTTCTCTCAGGCATCCTGCAATCGGTTGCCTTCGCCCGGCTCTATCGCCACGTGATGACCAACGACCTCTTCTACCAGTTCGCCCGCCACCGCTGGAAGCGCTGGTGGAAGAAGAAGCTGGGGCTGGGACGCTAGTGCCATGCCCTCGTGGTTCGAGGCGCCAAGAGGCGCACCTCACCATGAGGGCTGTTGATACATCGCGCTCCCGGTAGCCCTCATGGTGAGGTGCGAGTTTTTCACGAGGCTCGAACCACGAGGGCGTAGCACTATATTGTAGCGATCCCCTCGCGCCGGCACAGCTCGGCCAGCGCGCTGCCCGGTTCGGGCGGCGGCAGGTCGGCCCGGCCCCGCCGCGTCAGCTGGCTGCGCCACAGATGCACCGCCAGCGTATCGGGCGCGATCGCCGCATCAATGCTCGATCCCGGATGCATCAGCGCTGGAATGCCCTCGTATGGGATCGGGTAGAGCACCCGGCTGGGCAGTACGAGATGCTCCAGCCCGCGTTGCCGCATGTAGTGGGTCAGCGCCATCGGCCCGGTGGCGCCATATTGCATATCCTCAGGCGCAATCTTTTCACCGAACAGCCGCCGCGCCGCCACTTCGATGCGCCGGATCGGCGGTAGATGCGGCTCGAGCAGCGGTCGCTGCGTATCGGTGAAGATGGCCAGCAGATCATTGAGCAGCGGCGCATCGGCTGGAATATGCAGCACCGCGCCATTGATTGAGCCCGGCCGCTCATAGGCCATCAGATAGTCCGGCGGTCCCGCGATCGGCTTGACGCAATAGACGTCGAGATCGGCATAGACGCCACGCCCCTGCTTGAGCGCCGACATGCGGAAATAGTCCGAGAACACCCCCGGCGTACCCTTGCCCTTGTAGAACACCAGCTTGTCGCGCGGCAGCACCTCGGCCGCATCGCGCCAGATGGCGCCCTCCGGCAGCCCCTCGATCGGATCGAAGGAATACACCTCGACGACGTGGCCATGCCGGCGGAACGAGGCGATGCTGAGCCGTTCGAGCCAGCTCATCGGCCCATGCCAGAAACTGACGATGGTGGGCAGGCTCACTTGCTCTTCTCCGGACCGAACACGTCGGCAAAGGTGTCGATCATAAGCTCGTCCCGCACATGCAGCCTGGCGTCGAAGGGAACATTCTCGGTGCGGTCCCAATACCACGAGCGGGAAATGCCGATGAAATGATAGCCATAGAACATGTCCGACGAGCCCGACAGGTTGAGCCACCCCTTGACCTGGTGCGTCCACGGTTGCGCGCGCCAACTGGCGAAAAGCGCCCGCCCCGGCGCCAGCGCCCACTTCTTGCCGCGGTCACGCGCGGCGACGCCCTTCTTGCGGATAAAGAACTGCCGGTGGCGCGGCGGGCCGTCTTCCTCGCGCGCATTGAGCACCCACACCCGGTTGAATCGTAGCAGCCCGAACGGCGAGCGCTCGACCGCCTTGAACACCGATTTGCGGAACGGCGAAAATACCAGCTCGTCCACATCGACATTGAGAATGGACCGCGCCGACATCGCATATTTGCGGAAGAACTGGGTGAATTTGGGCGGCTGGGCAAACATGCCCCAATTGCCGCCGAATTTGTGGCCCTCGAACACATCGTCCATCGAGCCGAAGCGATAGGGCCAGAGGATGACGAGGAATTTTTCCAGGCCCGCAACGGCAGCCAGCGTATTGCGCAAGTCATCGAGGCTATAGCTGACCGAGCCATTGTCATAGACCACGGCGGCGGTCGCCCCATGCTCGACGACGTAGAACCGCGCCCAGTCAGCGATCCAGGCGAGATCATTGTCCTTGTTGATGGTGAAGATCACCCGGTCGCCATCAAGCGCATCGCTGCGATTGGGCTGGATCGCCACCCCGACCTGCTGGTCGCCAAAGTCGAAGCTGAGCCGGGTATCGTCCTCGGGCAACGTGACCCGTAGGATCTCGGCCTGCACACCGTGATGGATCCTGGGCCTGGCTTCGACGCCGGAGGGATGGCCGGTGATAACAAGGCTATCGATCAGCGGCGTCAGGTTCAGTGCCATGGGGCCAATCAGATAGACATGGCTCCCGGTATGGTCGCGAAACACATCATAGAACACGGCGCTGTCATCGAAGCGCTCATAGAAGCTCGGCGGTCGCTCCAGCTCCGGCCCCAGCGGAATGCGACGCAGCGGCTTGCTCGCGTCGAGCATGACGGCGGAGGAAGCAGCAATGGCGGGGTCGGTGAGCGCAAGGTCGATAGCCATGGCGGTGCCATAGCGCGAGATTGCGGCCTTGGGTAGGGGTGGAGCGGTCTCGATCTGACTCCCTCCCCTTGATGGGGAGGGTTAGGGGTGGGGTGGGCCGAGAGCGTTGCGTTTGGGGCTCACCCCCACCCTTAGTCCCTCCCCACAAGGGGGAGGGAGACCGCCTGGTGAGCCGGGACAGGTTGTGTCCTAAATCCGCCCGTTCTTCAGCGACTCCGCCAGCGGCGCGGGCCGTTCGACCGGGGTCTTGATGTCGATGGTTCGGCCTTCACGCGAGGCAACTTCGAACGCTTCCATCACTTCGAGCACATGCAGGGCCAGGTCGCCATTGGCGCGATGCGGGCGGTTTTCGAGAATGCCCGTGGCCATGTCTGCAACGCCGAGCGAGCGATAATTGCCATCGGCATAGGGCTGGTTCACCGGAACGGGTGTCCACTCCTCGTCGCGGCCACGCTTCTTGAGCTCGACATCGCCGCCGAAGAAATTGGGGTCCGGAATGATTAGGCTGGCTTCGGTGCCATAGAGTTCGAGCGGTACATGCTTGTGCCCGGCCACGTCGAAGCTCATGCCGACCTGCACGATAGCGCCATTGGCAAAGCCGAGCGATCCGGTGACATGAGTGTCAACCTTCACATCCATGATCTGCCCCTTCTTGGGCTCGGACAACACCGGGCGCTGCAGCCGCAAGCGCGACGCCATTGCCGAAACCCGGGCGACCGGGCCGAGTAGATTGACCAGGTCGGTGATGTAATAGGGGCCCATATCCAGCACGGGGCCGCCGCCGATATCATAGTAAAACGCTGGATCGGGATGCCAGGCTTCGTGACCCGGTGCCTGCATGAAGGCGGTGCCGCCCACCATCTGGCCCAAGGCGCCGCTATCGACCACGGCACGCGCTTGCTGGTGCGAACCACCGAGGAAGGTGTCCGGCGCCGAGCCGATCCGCAAGCCGGCCTTGACTGCCGCATCGAGCAGCTTGCGCCCTTCGGCATAATTGATCCCGAGCGGCTTCTCCGAATAGACGTGCTTGCCGGCGGCCAGCGCCCGCAGGCCGACATCGACATGGGCGCGCGGGATCGTGAGATTGACGATGAGCTGGATCTCGGAACTAGCAAGCATCTCATCGATGCTCATCGACTTGAGGCCAAATTCGGCCGCCCGCGCCTGCGATGCTTCCGGCCGCATATCGGCGAGGCCCTTGATATCGAGCACCGGAAAGCCGGCCATGTTTTCATGGCCGGTAATGGCCCGCAGATAGGCTGATGAAATGTTGCCGGTACCGATAAAGCCGATACCGAGGCGCCCAGTGGTCATGGCGCGATCCTCCCTGAAATGTTAGCGCAAACTAACGGGGACGATCGCGCCGCGCCAGACGGTCGGGCTATTTTATTTGGATCACGCAGAATTTGTCTTGAGCCATTCCGGATCGGGCTCGATCGGGGTGATCACGTCGAGATAAAGCCCGTTGGGATCGGTGGCGATGAAGTGGCGTTGGCCGAAGACTTCGTCGCGTAGCGGCTGGGCGATGGGCACACCTGCAGCGACTAGGCGGGCGTGTTCAGCCGCAGCATCCTCGACGTAAAAGCTCAGCAGCATGGCCTTGGTCGGACCGCGGCCCGGCTCGGGGATGGTCTCGTGATCCTGCACGATCAGGGCAATCTCGAACGGGTGGTCTGCACTCGCCCGCAACTGCACATACCAGTCACTGCTGAAAATGCGGGTGAAGCCGAAGTTCTGCTCATAGAAGCGGGCAGTGGCCTCGACATCGTCGACCTGAATCAGCGGATAAAGGCTTTGGGTAAACATGGCTTGCTCCTTGATATAGCGATCAATAAAATACATACTGCATGTATCAAACATATACATACAGGCTGCATGCTATGCAAGCACGAAAAACCCAGGAAGAACGGCGGACGCAGACGCAGCGGGCTCTGATCGCCGCCGCTCGGCGCCTCTTCGCGGAAAAGGGCTATGCCGGCACCGGCACGCCCGAGATCGTTGCCGCCGCAGGCGTGACGCGCGGCGCGCTCTATCACCACTTCGCCGACAAGCTGGCTTTATTCACCGCCGTGGTCGAGGAAGAGCACCTGCTGATGGCCATGGCCATCAACGCCGCCGCCGAGGGCGAAGACGAGCCTGGCCCGATCAAGGCGCTGATCGCCGGTTGTGACGCCTTCCTCGATGCCATGCAGGACCCCGGCCGCCGCCAGATCATGCTGATCGATGCCCCCGCCGTTCTCGGACGCGCCGTGGTCGACGAAATCGACGGCCGCCACGGCCTCGACACGCTGATCTGCGGTCTGCGCGACGCCATGGAGGCCGGCGCCATGAAGAAGCTGCCGCTCGAACCCCTGGCCCACCTCTTCGGCGCGCTGTTCGATCGCGCGGCTCTGGCACCGCCCGACGAGCTGGCGGACTATCGCAAGAGCATCAAGGCGCTGATCCGGGGACTGAAGATTTAGGAAGAGTACCCCCACCTAACCTCCCCCTGAAAAGGGGGAGGAATTTGGCCGGTGCTAGGCTTTGATCGCGCCCCAAACTCGGTCAATCCCTCCCCCTCTTCAGGGGGAGGTTAGGTGGGGGTATTCTTGCTGCTTTCCAAAGCCTCAACCTTCACCGCCAACTCCTGCACCGCCTTGACCAGCGGCGCAATGAACGCGTCATAGCGCAAGCCCTGCTCGCTCTCGGCATCACCAGGGTCGGCCAGAATGTGCCCGCCGAAATCCCTCCCATCGAGCACCGCCAGCACCTCCTGCGCCAGCAAGCCATAATGCGTACGCCGCCCCGCTCGGGCCTCGCCGTCCTCATTGCCACCCACGACCCAGCGATAGCGCACCGGGTTGAGGCCCATGATGAAATCGAGGCCCAGATCGCTGGGTGCGATATCGGTCTTCTGCCTGATGTCGGATGTCTGGATCGTCCCCGTGGCCGCCCACACCGCGGACCATCGGGCACCCGATCCGCCCAGCGTCATGGCATTGTCGGTGGCGGGCCGAAAGGTTGCGGCGACGGTGGCCGCGCCGGTCGTAGCATTGACGACGACGGCACTGACCCAGCTCGACCCATCCGGGCTGACCTTGAGCCGCCAATCGTCATCTCCAGCCAACCCCATCTCGGCGCGCCCAGACCAATTGGTCTGGTACAGCAGGCTCGCCGTATCGCCGGCTGCGTTCTTGTTGATCTTGATCTGATGACCGTTGCCGGCATGGTTCAGCAGCGTCGCCGCCGCCGATACGGCAAGCCGGTTGGTGGTATCCGCCGTGGCATTGATGCCCAGCCGTGGCAGGGCCGAGCCGAGCGAGGTCAGCGGCGTCCACGCACCGGCGTCGAACACATATTGGGTCTTGTCGGCCTTGCAATAGACCTGCCAGCCCGACGCCGGATCAAGAAACAGCCAGGCGCCGGATTGGAACGTGGCAATCTCGTCCGTATGGCCCGACCAGGCACCGCTGGCGCCCGACGGCACGATATAGGTGTCGCCGGCCAGCGGACTGCCCGGCGGGGTGGTCAGCGTCCGGCTTTCGATGGCGGCTTGCACCAGCGCATCGAGCGCCTGGATGGCCTCGTTATGCGTAATGTGCTTCTGCGCCTGGCTCGGCATGATGAAGGGCAGCGTAAGGCGTGGGGTATGGTCCATGGGATCTCCTTTGCGAGGAGTATCCGGCCGGATGGGCAGGGCGGGGATAAGCGGGAGAAGTTATGCGGCAACAGCTGCCGGCCGCCGCATCGTCGTCACCACAAACGTCACGACGAAGGTCGCACTCATCAGCAGCACGATGGTCGGTGCCGGCGCACTGTCGATGAAGAAGCTGGCATAGATGCCTACCAGCGAACTCAGCACCGACACAGCCACCGCTATCAGCATCATCGGCGCAAAGCGCTTGCTGATGAGATAGGCGATCGCGCCCGGCGCCACCAGCAGCGCGATGACCAGCACGATACCGACAGCCGTCAGCGCCGCCACGATGGTCAGCGACAACAGCGCCAGCAGCCCATAATGCAGCCAGCGTACCGGCAGGCCGATCGCCCCGGCCTGTTGCGGATCAAAGGTGAACAGCAGCAGGTCGCGCCATTTCGCGAGAACGATCAGCGTCACCACCAGCGCGATGATGCCGGTCTGCACAAGGTCAGCCTGGCTGACGCCAAGGATATCCCCGAACAGGATATGGTCCAGATGCACATCGGTCTGAATCGAGGTGTAGAGCACGATGCCCAGGCCAAACAGCCCGGCAAACACCACACCCATGACCGTGTCTTCCTTGATGCGGCTATTTTCCTTCAGATACCCCACCGACAGCGCGCAGCCCATGCCGGCGGCGAAGGCGCCGATGCCGAGCGGGATACCGACGATATAGGCCAGCACCACGCCGGGCAGCACGGCGTGAGAGATCGCGTCGCCCATCAGCGACCAGCCCTTGAGCACCAGGAAACAGCTGAGCAAAGCCGTGGGGATGGCGACCGTGACCGCGATCGCCATCGCCGAGGTCATGAACGGAAACTGGAACGGCCACATGGCATAGACGAGAAACTCGTTCACTTGGCGATCTCCTCGGCAGCACGACGCCTGTTGGCGAGGAGGCCATGTTTGGGCGCGAACACGAAGGCGAGCAGGAAGACGCCCGTCTGCAACACCACGATAACGCCCCCAGTGGCGCCATCGAGGAAGAACGAGATATAGGCGCCGACCAGGCTCGATAGCGCCCCAACCGCAATGGCAATCAGGATCAGCCGCGGAAACCGATCGGTGAGCAGGTAGGCCGTCGCGCCGGGGGTCACCACCATGGCGATGACGAGAAAGGCACCGACAGTTTGCATGGCCGCCACCGTGCAGGCGGCCAGCAGCGTAAAGAAGATCACCCGCAGCAGCGGCGGATTGAGGCCAATGGAGCGGGCATGGCTCTCGTCGAAGAAGGTCACCATCAGGTCCTTCCAGATGAAGAACATGACAATGAGCGTCACCACCGAAATGATCACCAGCTGCAACGTATCCTCCGGCGTCACCGCCAGGATATTGCCCATCACGATGGTCTGGATGTTCACCGACGTCGGCGACAGCGAGATCATGAACAGGCCCAGCCCGAAGAAGGCCGTGAAGATCAGCCCGATGACCGCATCTTCCTTGAGCTTGGTGCGCTGCGTCAGGAACAGCATGGCCCCTGCCGCCAGTCCGCCCGAAAAGAACGCGCCGATGGAAAACGGCAGGCCCAGCATATAGGCGCCTGCCACGCCCGGCACGATGGAGTGGCTCAGCGCATCGCCGATCAGCGACCAGCCCTTGAGCATCAGATAGGCCGACAGGAAGGCGCAGACGCCGCCAACCAGGGCCGAGACCCAGATGGCGTTGATCATGTAGCCGTAGGAAAAAGGCGCCAGCAGCGTTTCGATCATTTGGGTTCGACCGGGTCGGACTGCTTGGTGGTCATCTTGCCCTTCTCGCCATACATCACCAGCGGCCGCTCATCGTCGGTCAGTACCGAAATGTGGCGCGGATCGTCATCGTCATGCAGGCCTGCTCCGGCCAGCACGAAGTGGCGCAGCGCGCCGCCGAAGGTGATTTCGAGCCATTCGCGGGTGAAGATTTCCGAGGTTGGGCCCGAGGCCAGCACTGTGCCCTTGACCAGCACCGTGCGGTCGCAGAATTCAGGCACCGAGCCCAGATTATGCGTCGACACCAGCATCACCTTGCCCTCGTCGCGCAAAGCGCGCAGCAATTCGACGATGGCGTCCTCGGTCTTGACGTCGACGCCGGTAAACGGCTCGTCGAGCAGGATCACCTGCCCCTCCTGCGCCAGCGCCCGCGCCAGGAACACCCGCTTCTTCTGCCCGCCCGACAGTTCGCCAATCTGGCGGTGGCGGAATTCGAGCATGTTGACCCGCTGCAGCGCCGAAGTGACCATGTCGTGGTCAACCTTGCGCGGCCGGCGCAGCATGTTCATGTGGCCATAGCGGCCCATCATCACCACGTCTTCGACCAGCACCGGAAAGTTCCAGTCGACATCTTCCGACTGCGGCACATAGGCGACCAGGTTACGCTTGAGCGCCTGCTTGCCGGGGACGCCCAGAATCTCCACCGAGCCGCCGGCCAGCGGCACGAAGCCCATGATGGCCTTGAACAGGGTCGATTTGCCCGAACCGTTCACGCCGACCAAGGCGGTTATCGAGCCTTTCGGGATGGAAAAGCTGGCATGCTTGATGGCGGTGGTGCCGTTGCGATAGGCGACGGTGATGTCGCTGATCGCAAGGCCGGGCTGCTGGGCGTCGTTCACTGGGTCAGGCCTTGCACGATGGTCGATGTGGTAACGGACAACAGGTCCAGATACGTCGGAACCGGGCCATCTGGTTCAGACAGCGAGTCCACATACAGCACGCCGCCATACTTGATGCCAGTTTCCCGGGCGACCTGTTCGGCCGGCTTGGACGAGATCGTGCTTTCCGAGAAGATTGCCGGCACATCATTGGCGCGCACTTCGTCGATCACGTGGCGCACCTGCTGCGGCGTGCCCTGCTGGTCGGCATTGATGGGCCAGAGATAGAGTTCCCTCAGGCCGAAATCGCGGGTGAGATAGCTAAACGCACCCTCCGACGTGGCCAGCCACCGGCGCTCTTCGGGAATGGCAGCGATGGCGGCGCGGATCGGCTCGACCGTCGCGGTGATCTTGGCCGAATAGGCGGCGGCATTTGCGGTGTAGACCGCCTCATTGGCCGGGTCGGCGGCGACGAAGGCCTTGCGGATGTTCTCCACGTAGATCAGCGCGTCGGTGGGCGACATCCAGGCATGCGGATTGGGCTTGTCTTCATAAGGGCCTTCGCCGATCCCCATCGGCTCGATGCCTTCGGTGACCACGACAGATGGCACATCGCCCAGATTGGACAGGAACTGCTCGAACCATTGCTCGAGATTGAGCCCGTTCCACAGGATGAGATCGGCATCCTGCGCCGCGATCAGGTCGCCGGGGGTCGGCTGGTAATTGTGGATTTCGGCACCGGGCTTGGTGATCGACACCACATCGGCAGCATCCCCCGCCACGTTCCGCGCCATGTCGGCGATAATGGTGAAGGTGGTGACAGCCTTGAGACGCTCCTGGGCCAAGACGGGAAGCGAGCCGGCCAGCACAGCCGATAGGGCAAGAACAGAAAACAGGCGGCGATGCATCAATCACTCCAGGTCAGTATGACTGACATGCATAGTGCAATTGCAAATCATTCGCAATAGCAGAGTGTCGTAGCCCTACGAATCGTCCGGCAGTGTTAGCGGGTGGAAAGGATTGCCCATGCCCATTCAAAAATGGCCCACGCCCCCCTAACAGTTTGGCCCATTGGTGATGGACGGAAAAAGTCAGCTACATGGCCTCATTCGGGCTACATCCGACAATTGTAGAGATCCGGGCGTCTAATCTGAACGACGCTTGTTCTGCTTTGGGGCGGGAAGCTGCTGATCGTCGATGCCCCATTTCGGCCCTCAGGCCGCCTTTTCGATTTCCTGAAACCTGCCGGTCCGCTTAGCCGCTGGCGGTGGCAGCAAGGAGGTGGGAAGGCGACCCAGCGGACTACATCACGTGTCTATACCTGGCGATACACGACCCATCGGGCTGTATCCAAATGATCAGGCTTTCCCGAATAAGGATGTCCACCGGCCTGAAGAAGATCCAACTCATCGTGCCGTCGGGAAATCCCGCCCCACTACTTGGCACCACAGCGCGAGGAAATTCGGGGTCCCGCAAAGCAATCTCATTTAGAGAGTCTGGATCGACCATTGCGCATACAAGTTCAGAGACATCGATCGCGCGTGATCCCTCGGGCCCAAGTTTGAGCCAGAGTTGCTTTCGCTCGTTCATGAGCGCTTCGATTTGCGTGCGGAGATTGTGCTTCATTTGCTCCTCAGCACTCGGAGCATTTGGGAGGGTTAAGGCTGCACAACAGAGTATGGCGCTGAGTGTCAGAGTTCGCATACTTGGTCTCTCCCAATCATCAATCTCTAGGATCGATTCTATCGATCGCCAGACTCTTCGGCGACAAGGTGTTGGAATGCGCTCACCATGCAAGATTGGTTAGCGGACGTCGGTAAGCTGCCCAGCCGCAGTCGACCCCATGGCGGTCCTTCGGGGTTCGATAGTGGCCTCCTAAAGCAGACGTTGAAGTCTGCACCCGGGCATGTCGGAGGTGAAGGCCTGGCGCTGCTTAATCCCATTCTCGCCTGATTTGGCAGTTACTGACACCTACTGATCGAGATCATTGCCGGGTGGTTGGGCAGGTCGACAGGTGACTTCGTTATTCGCCTGTGTGTGCGGTCTCCTCGCGCGTGGTCGAAGAAGACATCGGCCTTGCCGAGGCTTTCACCCCTCTCAGACGTGGTGTCTCGCATGGCAGGAGCCATCCGCGCCGCGAGCACATTTCGTTCTGTGACCCGCTACGGCTGCGCAGGGTGAACCAGTCTCTCCCCGCCGCACCGAAATCAAACCTCACCGGAGCTTTTCATGCGCATTTCGTGGGCCTTCCTGGCCCTGACTCTGCTCGTCCCCGGCTCCGTAGCCGCCCAGCCCACAACGGAAACAGACATGTCCCAAATGATTTATCCCGAAACAAAGCAGATACCGGTGGTCGAGGATCATTTCGGCCATACCATCACCGATCCCTATCGCTGGCTGGAGAACGATGTTCGCAGCGACGAGGAGGTGTCCCAGTGGGTCGAGGCGCAGAACTCGGTGACCGACGAGTATCTGGCTGGCCTACCGGGCCGGGCCGTTTTCGCCGAGCGAATGGCTGCACTGCTGAACTACGAGCAGGTCTCCGCGCCCGTCAAACGGGGCGGCCGGTATTTCTACACGCGTAATTCGGGCCAGGAGAACCAGCCGACACTTTACGTGCGGGACGACCTTGGTGGGCCGGCGAAGGCGCTGATCAACCCCAATGCGTGGTCGGCGGACAGCGGCGATGCGCTGGCCGAGTGGTCGCCATCCGACGATGGCCGTCTGGTCGCCTATGGCGTGCAGCAGGGCGGCACAGACTGGCGCACCATCCGCGTGCTCGACGTCGATACCGGTACGGTGCTCGAGGATAGCGTCGCATGGGCCCGCTTCACCGACATAGCCTGGGCCCCCGACGCCTCCGGCTTCTTCTATGCGCGCTTCCCCGAACCCGAAGGCGCCAATGCGGCGGCCGGTATCGTCAATCACGCGGTCTATTTCCACGCTATCGGCACGCCTCAGTCCGAGGATCGGTTGATCTATGCCGACCCCACTCGGCCCACCAATCTCGTCCCGATCAAGCGGACTGCCGATGGCCGTTACCTCGCCATCTATCCCACCCCCGGCGCCGGCGCGAATGCCCTGGCGGTGGTCGATCTGGATAGCGAGTATTGGACACCGCGCATGCTGATCGAGGATTTTACCGCCGATTGGTCCGTGGTCGGCAACGGTGGCAGCCGGCTCTAT contains:
- a CDS encoding O-antigen ligase family protein encodes the protein MNPIRQGATAALGHITLTALLVLPCVLGSYAAYIALLATLLALVVGFDRAALFAATQAGWVRMMAAAFALLAVAFVVGAKTQQDALYALDFLPLLLAAPAVMMLQTMRVANGPQYLARLALAGSAAAVLAGAYDLLVLGLDRAKGLENSPIHFADYAMMLGFMALVGVIVDRSRWRWVYVLGPVFGLVAVLQSGTRGALLVGGLLAVIFVLTLWRRWIRRWREALAALAVGVAIVVAAALAAEVMGFARPFGALSVVGDLIAGRPVTDYSTALRLDFYSSGLRAIADAPWFGHGWHNQIKSALPYFSEATLAAYANEGWGFIHNEPLGFAISGGLVGFVAYWLFTLAPIAAHVTAPKGKGSDIRLSLILTLVGGFFLGGMTDVLMMWELPKMMFVILTAAIVVLAGPRQQEV
- a CDS encoding glycosyltransferase family 8 protein; this encodes MTQAPIHIALTFDDNFWAPAYATMRSICLFTHRRSDLVFHLCHRTLTDAHRADLLAITEEFPITLRWYDLDASELFRDVAKRMPENKRLSNIVYARLMIDRLVGPDVSRVLYLDCDMLVRDNIEKLFDIDMEGRPIAAVRDSIGAFITGRRDLKSNRDLFDPADAYFNAGMVLIDVAQWRDADIIGRMEKALRDGVMARIYYDQDFLNLVFQRNWLQLAWRWNTIDARHAHEGLDPAILHYTGENKPWGVLSGILQSVAFARLYRHVMTNDLFYQFARHRWKRWWKKKLGLGR
- a CDS encoding Gfo/Idh/MocA family protein — translated: MTTGRLGIGFIGTGNISSAYLRAITGHENMAGFPVLDIKGLADMRPEASQARAAEFGLKSMSIDEMLASSEIQLIVNLTIPRAHVDVGLRALAAGKHVYSEKPLGINYAEGRKLLDAAVKAGLRIGSAPDTFLGGSHQQARAVVDSGALGQMVGGTAFMQAPGHEAWHPDPAFYYDIGGGPVLDMGPYYITDLVNLLGPVARVSAMASRLRLQRPVLSEPKKGQIMDVKVDTHVTGSLGFANGAIVQVGMSFDVAGHKHVPLELYGTEASLIIPDPNFFGGDVELKKRGRDEEWTPVPVNQPYADGNYRSLGVADMATGILENRPHRANGDLALHVLEVMEAFEVASREGRTIDIKTPVERPAPLAESLKNGRI
- a CDS encoding VOC family protein, yielding MFTQSLYPLIQVDDVEATARFYEQNFGFTRIFSSDWYVQLRASADHPFEIALIVQDHETIPEPGRGPTKAMLLSFYVEDAAAEHARLVAAGVPIAQPLRDEVFGQRHFIATDPNGLYLDVITPIEPDPEWLKTNSA
- a CDS encoding TetR/AcrR family transcriptional regulator — encoded protein: MHAMQARKTQEERRTQTQRALIAAARRLFAEKGYAGTGTPEIVAAAGVTRGALYHHFADKLALFTAVVEEEHLLMAMAINAAAEGEDEPGPIKALIAGCDAFLDAMQDPGRRQIMLIDAPAVLGRAVVDEIDGRHGLDTLICGLRDAMEAGAMKKLPLEPLAHLFGALFDRAALAPPDELADYRKSIKALIRGLKI
- a CDS encoding DUF2793 domain-containing protein, with product MDHTPRLTLPFIMPSQAQKHITHNEAIQALDALVQAAIESRTLTTPPGSPLAGDTYIVPSGASGAWSGHTDEIATFQSGAWLFLDPASGWQVYCKADKTQYVFDAGAWTPLTSLGSALPRLGINATADTTNRLAVSAAATLLNHAGNGHQIKINKNAAGDTASLLYQTNWSGRAEMGLAGDDDWRLKVSPDGSSWVSAVVVNATTGAATVAATFRPATDNAMTLGGSGARWSAVWAATGTIQTSDIRQKTDIAPSDLGLDFIMGLNPVRYRWVVGGNEDGEARAGRRTHYGLLAQEVLAVLDGRDFGGHILADPGDAESEQGLRYDAFIAPLVKAVQELAVKVEALESSKNTPT
- a CDS encoding metal ABC transporter permease, with the protein product MWPFQFPFMTSAMAIAVTVAIPTALLSCFLVLKGWSLMGDAISHAVLPGVVLAYIVGIPLGIGAFAAGMGCALSVGYLKENSRIKEDTVMGVVFAGLFGLGIVLYTSIQTDVHLDHILFGDILGVSQADLVQTGIIALVVTLIVLAKWRDLLLFTFDPQQAGAIGLPVRWLHYGLLALLSLTIVAALTAVGIVLVIALLVAPGAIAYLISKRFAPMMLIAVAVSVLSSLVGIYASFFIDSAPAPTIVLLMSATFVVTFVVTTMRRPAAVAA
- a CDS encoding metal ABC transporter permease → MIETLLAPFSYGYMINAIWVSALVGGVCAFLSAYLMLKGWSLIGDALSHSIVPGVAGAYMLGLPFSIGAFFSGGLAAGAMLFLTQRTKLKEDAVIGLIFTAFFGLGLFMISLSPTSVNIQTIVMGNILAVTPEDTLQLVIISVVTLIVMFFIWKDLMVTFFDESHARSIGLNPPLLRVIFFTLLAACTVAAMQTVGAFLVIAMVVTPGATAYLLTDRFPRLILIAIAVGALSSLVGAYISFFLDGATGGVIVVLQTGVFLLAFVFAPKHGLLANRRRAAEEIAK